Proteins co-encoded in one Hyalangium ruber genomic window:
- the aceA gene encoding isocitrate lyase produces the protein MYDATTTTPDSSPHSKLHAQRFEGIVRNYTQKDVEKLRGSIRISYTLAEMGAKRLWELLHTESFVNALGALTGNQAVQMVRAGLKAIYLSGWQVAADANSAGQMYPDQSLYPVDSVPTVVRRINSALRRADQIDHAEGRDDRYWFAPILADAEAGFGGPLNAFELMKSMIEAGAAGVHFEDQLASEKKCGHMGGKVLVPTNQFIRTLTAARLAADVMGVPTILVARTDADSAKLLMSDADEYDQAFIDKKAGRSAEGFFRLKGGLECAIARGLAYAPYADMVWCETSTPDLKQAKQFAEGIHAKFPGKLLAYNCSPSFNWKKHLDDATIAKFQRELGAMGYKFQFVTLAGFHALNHAMYDLARQYKDGGMAAYSALQQREFASEKDGYTATRHQREVGTGYFDQVAEVISGGCSSTLALNESTEAHQF, from the coding sequence ATGTACGACGCCACCACCACCACTCCCGACTCTTCCCCTCACTCGAAGCTCCACGCTCAGCGTTTCGAGGGGATCGTCCGCAACTACACCCAGAAGGACGTGGAGAAGCTGCGCGGCTCCATCCGCATCAGCTACACGCTGGCGGAGATGGGCGCGAAGCGCCTGTGGGAGCTGCTGCACACCGAGAGCTTCGTCAACGCCCTGGGTGCGCTGACGGGCAACCAGGCCGTGCAGATGGTGCGCGCGGGCCTCAAGGCCATCTATCTGTCCGGCTGGCAGGTAGCGGCCGACGCCAACAGCGCCGGGCAGATGTATCCGGACCAGAGCCTCTACCCGGTGGACAGCGTGCCCACCGTGGTCCGCCGCATCAACTCGGCCCTGCGGCGCGCCGATCAGATCGACCATGCCGAGGGTCGCGATGACCGCTACTGGTTCGCACCCATCCTCGCCGACGCCGAGGCGGGCTTTGGCGGCCCGCTCAACGCCTTCGAGCTGATGAAGTCGATGATCGAGGCAGGCGCCGCGGGCGTGCATTTCGAGGATCAGCTCGCCAGCGAGAAGAAGTGCGGCCACATGGGCGGCAAGGTGTTGGTGCCCACCAACCAGTTCATCCGCACGCTGACGGCAGCACGACTGGCGGCCGATGTCATGGGCGTGCCGACCATTCTCGTGGCCCGCACGGACGCTGACAGCGCCAAGCTGCTGATGAGCGACGCGGACGAGTACGACCAGGCCTTCATCGACAAGAAGGCGGGGCGCAGCGCCGAGGGCTTCTTCCGCCTCAAGGGCGGCCTGGAGTGCGCCATCGCGCGCGGCCTGGCGTACGCGCCCTACGCGGACATGGTGTGGTGCGAGACGAGCACTCCGGACCTGAAGCAGGCGAAGCAGTTCGCCGAGGGCATCCACGCGAAGTTCCCGGGCAAGCTGCTGGCGTACAACTGCTCGCCGTCCTTCAACTGGAAGAAGCACCTGGATGACGCGACCATCGCCAAGTTCCAGCGGGAGCTGGGCGCCATGGGCTACAAGTTCCAGTTCGTCACCCTGGCGGGTTTCCACGCGCTCAACCACGCCATGTACGACCTGGCCCGGCAGTACAAGGACGGCGGCATGGCGGCGTACTCGGCGCTGCAGCAGCGTGAGTTCGCCTCGGAGAAGGACGGCTACACCGCCACGCGCCACCAGCGCGAGGTGGGCACCGGCTACTTCGACCAGGTGGCCGAGGTCATCTCCGGCGGCTGCTCCAGCACGCTGGCCCT